Part of the Varibaculum massiliense genome is shown below.
TGGGAGTTTCCCCCACCTGCCGTAACAGTTCAAACTGTCCCAGCCGTAAAGCTAGGGCAGCGCTCCAGGTTTCCCCGTGGGAGGCAAACCCTTTCACCGGCAGCGCATCTAGCGTAACCGCTAAATCATCGCGGTGCGCACCTGCCAGGTTGACCCCGCGAATCAGTTCTTCCTCCCGGCGAGCCGCGAAAGTTTCCTGGAGTGCCACCGCTACCGCTTGGGGGTCAGCCAAATCAGCGGGAGCCGCAAAGGAAGGCACATAGGACAATCCCAAGGTTTGGGAGGAGTTCGCCAGATGTTCTTCCCCTAAAACCAGCAGGTAAGCCTGCGCCGCGTGGGGGGTAAGCGCCTGCAAAGCCCGAACTCTACCTGCAATTAAACGCGCTCCCACCTGGGCTAACTGATTATTCCAAACATCAAGGGTAGACAGTTCTAAAGACAGATCTGCCCCGCGACGCTTCTTTTTTGCCGCCTGCTTCAACAGGGCGCCGCGCTGGCGCAAAATCTTTTGATGCTGAGTAATAGTACCGGCCTCAACCGGCCACAGTTGCACCAGTAAATCATCGAGGAAACGGCGTCTAGCTGCCGGATCACCCTGCAAGATATCTAAATCTTCCGGAGCGAACAGCGTGGTGGCAATCAGTCCCCGCACCTGTTTTAAAGGAACCGGGGAGCGCGCTAGGCGCGCGCGATTAGCTCTCCCAGAAGCTATTTCCAGGTCTACTTGCATTTCGTGATCCTGGCTGTGGGCTTTCACTCGAATAACTGCCGCCCCTGGCGCGGTACTCGCAGAACTGCTATCTGCCTGTTCCCCCTCGGTCTCAAACCTCGCTGACGCCGACTCCTCGCGGGCAGCCAGCGCCGCCGATTGAGGCGCAAAGCGCACCAACGCACTGTCTGCGCTGGCGCGATGGGAGTGAAAGTTCGTTAAATACCCGATTGCCTCCACAAAATTGGTTTTACCTTGACCATTGGGACCAACCAGGATATTTACCCCCGGCGATAAATGCACTACGCAATGGTGAAAACTGCGGTAATCGTCGAGGGCAATATCGGAAATATACATGGCTTTGGGCGCTGCCCCACCTGACTAGGAGGAATAGCGAATCGGCATTAGCAGGTACCTAAAGTCCGCAGAATCATCCCCATCTAGCTCTTCCTGCCCGGTAATCACTGCCGGTTTCGTGGGGTGGGTAAAGGACATCCGCACATAGTCGGTTCCTAACGCGCCTAAACCATCCAGGAGATACTGGGAGTCAAACACTATCATCATCGGCTCGTCGGCAATAAAGGTGCAGGTCATTTCTTCATGCGCCTGTGCGTCATTGCCCTGCCCGGCCTCTAAAGTGAGGGTGCCGTCCGCAAAATTCATGCGGATTTGGGCGCTACGGTCAGTCACCAAAGCAACCCGTTTAATTGCCTGTTCGAGTTCTTCGCGGCGGATAACTGCCTTAATGGGAGTGTCCTTGGGGAAAAGGCTGGTTACCGGAGGATAATCCCCTTCGGTGAGCTGGGACGTAATCTTGCGTCCTCCGGCTTCGAGGGCGATAATCGCCCCCCCTTCGGAAGAGTTTTCCAAACCTAAATGGATTTCCCCCGCACCGGAAAGCGCTTTCGCCATTTCCGAGATAATCCGTGACTTTACCAGCGCATCTGCAGAAAAATCAGTTTCTTTCGGCTGCCAATCCATTACCCGCACCGCCAGGCGATAGCGGTCCGTAGCCATCAGGTTCAGATGGGAATCCGTCAGCTCCATCCGCACCGTGGCCAGCAGAGGCAGGGCTTCATCGGAGGAGGCGGCACGAGAGACTTGGGCGACTGCCCGCGCAAACTCTACCGAGTCCAGTTCTCCGATAGCCTCGGGGATGGGCGGTAATGCTGGGTAATCATCCAGGGGCATGACTGCTAACTGGAAACTGGAGGCACCGCAGGAAATACTGACTTTACCCCCTTCCATCTGCACGGTTACCGGCTTCTTGGGGAGTTGTTTACATATATTCGCCACCATTTTTCCAGAAACCAGAACTTCGCCTTCTGATTCCACATCGGCTTCGAATTGGTTTCGGGAGGAAACTTCATAGTCGAAGCTGGACAAGGTGACGATCCCGGCTTTGGCGCTCATCCACACTCCACCTAATACGGCGACCGCCGGACGTGCCGGCAAAGTGCGGGCGGTCCAACTGATTGCGTCCTCGAAAACATCCCGCTCGACTACGAACTTCATGCGCTGCCCCTTTTATCTGCTTAACCATGGTTTATGGCGCGAAATTTGCAAAACCCAGCCGGCGAAAACCGGGCTGAATCATTTGTTCCAGTCTCCCATTATAGGGTTTCGCATCCCGATTAGCACTAAAGCGCCCAAAACTGGGGATAACGCGCCGATTCTTGCCTGACAGGAAAGATTTTTCGCAGCCACAACTGGCTTTGAGGATTAGCTTCGCAGGTTTAACTGGGGCACGGCCGCGATGAGTTCGCGAGTATAGTCTTGCCGGGGATGAGAAAATACCTGTTCAACCGGACCTTCTTCTACGATTTTTCCTTCCCACATCACTATGACCCGCTGACACAGGTGCCGCACCACCGCCAGGTCATGGCTAACGAACAGTAAAGTTAATTTGTCTCGCTGGGCGATCTGCATAATCAGATTCAGTACCTGCGCCCTTACCGAAACATCCAGGGCGGAAACCGCTTCATCAGCTATTAGCACGTCAGGACGCGCAACTAAGGCGCGGGCGAGGGCGATACGTTGGCGCTGTCCTCCCGAAAACTGGTGGGGATATTTATCGGCGTCCTCGCTGCTTAAACCAACTTCCGCCAGTACTTCCTCTAGGCGTGCCGGAATATCGGTAGGCACCCCCTCACGCCCGCGCACCCAAGGGGAACGCAACGGTTCGGTAATAATTTTGCCCACCCGCATTCGCGGATCCAGGGAGCTGAGCGGGTCTTGAAACACAATTTGTACCCGGGAACGTAGGTGTCCTAACTGTTTTTCTTTTAGCCCGGTAATCGTCTGCCCCGCAAACTTGATTTCTCCGCTGGTAGGGCGAGAAAGTGCACATAGCATCCGGATCAAGGTTGATTTTCCGGAACCGGATTCGCCGACGATTCCCAGGCGTTCCCCGGCAGCGACTTCCAGGCTTACTCCCGCTACCGCGCGCACCTGTCCGGTAGAGCGCGGATAGATTTTCACTAAATCTTTGGCGAGGAAAATCGGTTGCTCACTCATCGCTCCCCCTAAAGAAATCACTCAGGACGGGCAGGCGCGCTCCCGGTTTTACCGCCGCAATATCGGCGGTCGCCAGCAGACCGCGAGTATAGGGGTGTTTAGGCTGCGCAAGCACTTGCCGCAGGGGGCCGCGTTCCACAATTTGCCCCTGATACATCACCAGCAGGTAGTCACAAATCTGGTTGACTACCGCTAAATCGTGGCTGATAAACAGGCAGGCAGAAGCGGTTTCTGTCAGCTCTTTATCTAAAAGCCGAAGCACTTTCGCCTGCACAGTAACATCCAAAGCGGTGGTGGGTTCATCGCAAATCAGCAGTTGGGGGGCATTTATCAGCGCCATCGCCATCATCACCCGTTGGCGCTGTCCCCCAGAAAGTTGATGGGGAAAAGCACTCGCGCTCTGCTCCGGAGCGGGCAAACCCACCCTCTCCAGCATTTTTATGACTTCCTGGCGTTTTCCCCGCCGCCCGCCTTGGTGCAGCGCTAAAACCTCCGCCACCTGTTTACCGACCCGCATCGTAGGGTCAAGGGCGGTCATCGGTTCTTGAAAAATCATCCCGATTTTTGCGCCCCGCAACCGCGCCATCTGCCTATCTGTCAGTGACAATAGTTCTTGCCCCTCCAGAGACACCGAGCCGGAGATTTTTGCGCCCTCCCCCAGCAGACCCATTAGCGCGAGCGCGGTGACCGATTTACCCGAACCAGATTCGCCAATCAGTCCCACCCGCGCTCCGGGGGGAATCTCGAAACTGATTCCTTTAACTACCTGGCGTCCTCTAAACGAAACCTGCAGGTTATCTACTTTTAGTCCCTTCATGACCGCTCCCGAAGCCTGGGATCGAGTACCTCGCGCAGCCCATCACCTAAAAGGTTGAACCCTAAAACAGTGAGCGCAATCCCAAGGGCTGGCCACAGCGCCAACTGCGGAGTGACCAGCAGCGACTTTTGAGCCTCAAATAGCATTAACCCCCAGGTGGGAGTGTCCGGGCGGGTACCTAACCCCAGGTAGGAAAGGGCGGCCTCCGCCAAAATCGCCAGGGCGAAACTCACCGAGGCCTGCACAATGATTGTGGGAGCGATGTTGGGTAACACGTGGGTGAAGGTGGCGCGATAGCGAGGAGTACCTGCTGCCCTGGCCGCCACCATATAGTCTTGCGACATTACCCCCAAGGTGGCTGCTCGGATATTGCGGGCAAACGCGGGAATCGAAGCTATCCCGATCGCCACCATCGCCGTCCAGGTGGAACCGGATCCGCGTGCCGCCGCCAGCAATATCGCCAGGAGTAGGGCGGGGAAAGCATAGAGAATGTCTAGGCTACGCTCAATAATTCTTGCCGGAAATCCTCCGCGCCCCGCAGCATAAACACCCAAGGGAACCCCGATAATAGCTCCGATACTGACCGATACTATCCCTACCAGCAGACAGATTCCGGCTCCCGAAAGCATCCTTGAGAACACATCCCGCCCGAAATCATCAGTGCCGAAAATATGGGAAGCGGAGGGCG
Proteins encoded:
- the recF gene encoding DNA replication/repair protein RecF (All proteins in this family for which functions are known are DNA-binding proteins that assist the filamentation of RecA onto DNA for the initiation of recombination or recombinational repair.), coding for MYISDIALDDYRSFHHCVVHLSPGVNILVGPNGQGKTNFVEAIGYLTNFHSHRASADSALVRFAPQSAALAAREESASARFETEGEQADSSSASTAPGAAVIRVKAHSQDHEMQVDLEIASGRANRARLARSPVPLKQVRGLIATTLFAPEDLDILQGDPAARRRFLDDLLVQLWPVEAGTITQHQKILRQRGALLKQAAKKKRRGADLSLELSTLDVWNNQLAQVGARLIAGRVRALQALTPHAAQAYLLVLGEEHLANSSQTLGLSYVPSFAAPADLADPQAVAVALQETFAARREEELIRGVNLAGAHRDDLAVTLDALPVKGFASHGETWSAALALRLGQFELLRQVGETPILILDDVFAELDPSRRSALLEFMNRADQVLITATSRKDLPAEIEGHFFEVLRAAQGTAITPMTVSSEISAENSSEEAGRMSDD
- the dnaN gene encoding DNA polymerase III subunit beta, whose translation is MKFVVERDVFEDAISWTARTLPARPAVAVLGGVWMSAKAGIVTLSSFDYEVSSRNQFEADVESEGEVLVSGKMVANICKQLPKKPVTVQMEGGKVSISCGASSFQLAVMPLDDYPALPPIPEAIGELDSVEFARAVAQVSRAASSDEALPLLATVRMELTDSHLNLMATDRYRLAVRVMDWQPKETDFSADALVKSRIISEMAKALSGAGEIHLGLENSSEGGAIIALEAGGRKITSQLTEGDYPPVTSLFPKDTPIKAVIRREELEQAIKRVALVTDRSAQIRMNFADGTLTLEAGQGNDAQAHEEMTCTFIADEPMMIVFDSQYLLDGLGALGTDYVRMSFTHPTKPAVITGQEELDGDDSADFRYLLMPIRYSS
- a CDS encoding ABC transporter ATP-binding protein is translated as MSEQPIFLAKDLVKIYPRSTGQVRAVAGVSLEVAAGERLGIVGESGSGKSTLIRMLCALSRPTSGEIKFAGQTITGLKEKQLGHLRSRVQIVFQDPLSSLDPRMRVGKIITEPLRSPWVRGREGVPTDIPARLEEVLAEVGLSSEDADKYPHQFSGGQRQRIALARALVARPDVLIADEAVSALDVSVRAQVLNLIMQIAQRDKLTLLFVSHDLAVVRHLCQRVIVMWEGKIVEEGPVEQVFSHPRQDYTRELIAAVPQLNLRS
- a CDS encoding ABC transporter ATP-binding protein → MKGLKVDNLQVSFRGRQVVKGISFEIPPGARVGLIGESGSGKSVTALALMGLLGEGAKISGSVSLEGQELLSLTDRQMARLRGAKIGMIFQEPMTALDPTMRVGKQVAEVLALHQGGRRGKRQEVIKMLERVGLPAPEQSASAFPHQLSGGQRQRVMMAMALINAPQLLICDEPTTALDVTVQAKVLRLLDKELTETASACLFISHDLAVVNQICDYLLVMYQGQIVERGPLRQVLAQPKHPYTRGLLATADIAAVKPGARLPVLSDFFRGSDE
- a CDS encoding ABC transporter permease, which encodes MKTGRELSLRRHPNLWMGIALVSLIVLMGIVSFFYLPFDPTEVSEQRLSAPSASHIFGTDDFGRDVFSRMLSGAGICLLVGIVSVSIGAIIGVPLGVYAAGRGGFPARIIERSLDILYAFPALLLAILLAAARGSGSTWTAMVAIGIASIPAFARNIRAATLGVMSQDYMVAARAAGTPRYRATFTHVLPNIAPTIIVQASVSFALAILAEAALSYLGLGTRPDTPTWGLMLFEAQKSLLVTPQLALWPALGIALTVLGFNLLGDGLREVLDPRLRERS